The sequence ACCGCCACTCTGCGTGACCGGCCGGACGTCCTCCCCACGGCGAGCCTGACCGTGGAGGATGTCGATTTTCTGCGGACCCTCCCGCGCACGCGGCTGGGCCGCAACCTGTACATCGCCCTGTGCCACTACCCGGTGGTCAACAAGTTCGGTGAAAAGGTGGCCGTGTCCGTGACCAACCTGGACCTGCACGACATGGCCCGTGTGGCACGCAGTTACGGGCTCGGCGGGTTCTACGCCACGACGCCCATCCAGGACCAGAAGGCCCTGGCCGAGAAGCTCATGGGCCACTGGCGCGAGGGCGCCGGAGCCAAGGCAAACCCGGATAGATCCGAGGCCTTTTCCAAGGTCAAGGTTTTTGACGATATCGAAGGAGCGGTCCTTGACATTGAGGCCCAAACAGGGCAATGTCCCCGCCTCGCGGCCACTTCAGCAAGACTGGATCGCCGCAAGCAAGCCCAGCCCGCCCTGACCTTTGGCGAAGTGCGAAGCTGGCTCGTCAACTCTCCGGTATTATTGATATTTGGTACCGGACACGGTTTGGCGGAAGAAGTCCTCTCCAAAACAGACGGCATTGTACGGCCGCTTCGGTATTTGGATGACTACAACCATCTCTCGGTCAGAAGCGCGGTCGCCATCATTGTCGACCGACTGATCGCGGATGAGTACTAGAGGCGGATGACGGCCGCGGGCCGATCGTCCAGCACTCTATAATTTTTAAGGAGCATACCATGGACATCATCAAGAAAATCGAAGCCGAACACATCCGCTTGGATATCCCCGAGTTCAAGGCCGGCGACACCGTCAAGGTTCACTACCGGATCATCGAGGGCGAGAAAGAGCGCATCCAGGTCTTCCAGGGCGCGGTCCTGCGTCGCCGTCGCGGCACCACCAACTCCACCTTCACCGTTCGCAAGATTTCCGACGGTATCGGCGTGGAGCGCGTGTTCCCCATGAACTCCCCCTACATCGACCGCGTTGAAGTGGTCTCCGAGGGTAAAGTTCGCCGTAGCCGCATCTACTACCTGCGCAACCTGCGCGGTAAGGCTGCCCGCATCAAGTCCAAGCAGATCTGGGAGTAAAGATTTCCGGATAAGCGGGCGTCAGCACAGCCGCTCACTTCTCCGAAAATTTTCCAGATGTTACATGGATATATATGCCCGGAGTGTCTCACGACACTCCGGGCTTTTGTGGTTCGGGGGTGTGGCTTTTCGGAGCGGATTGAGGCACAAGGTGGGCCGGAGGTTTTTGATGTCGCAGGTATTGTTGTTCGGAGGCCGCAATTTCATGCCCGAGGAGATCGCGGGCGTGGACGAGGCGGGGCGGGGGTGTCTGGCCGGACCGGTGGTTGCCGGGGCGTGCATTCTACCTGCGGAGTACGATCTGCCGGGGCTGAACGATTCCAAGAAACTGACCGCCGCCAAGCGGGAGACGCTGTATCCGCTCATCAGGCAGCAGGCCGTGGCCTGGGGCGTGGGCGTGGCCTGGCCGTGGGAGATCGACGAGATCAATATTTTGCAGGCCACCTTCCGGGCCATGGGCCGAGCGGTCCGGGCCATGAAAGCCGAGCCGGGCTTTCTGCGTATCGACGGCGACAAGCTTATTCCAAACTACGCCCTAGAGCGGGACATTCCCCAGGAATACATCATCCAGGGTGACGGCAAGGTCCCGGCCATCTCCGCCGCCTCCATCCTGGCCAAGACCTTTCGCGACCACCTCATGGTCCATCTGGCCCGCCGTTATCCGGGGTACGGGTTGTCCAAGCACATGGGCTACGGCACCAAGGTTCATGTGGATGCCATACGGAAGCTCGGACCGTGTCGCCTCCACCGGTTGACCTTCAAGAAGGTCAAACCCGAGGCAAAACCGCAGGTCCAGGGCAGTCTTTTCTAGGCGTCATTTTGATGGGAGGGAAGAGCAACATGCGCGCAAACGGATACGCCGGGGTTGACGGGACTCGTCCTGTTTCAAGTCCAAGGGTTGCACCCCTATGCGATTGCATGGCCAAGGCTGCCAAGCTTCTGGCCGCTTGCCTTGTCATTCTGGCATTGTCCCATACCGTCCATGCCGCCGACACGGTTTCCCGACTTGTTTTCCAATCGCCGAGCCCTGACGATCGGGCGATCCTCGGCACGGTCCTCGGTTCGGACTTTGTGGAGGGACTCGGCGCTTTTCCTCCTGAAATGCTGGTCTCGAAAGTGGACCTCAATGGTGACGGGCGCGAGGATATGGTGGCCGTGCAAAAAGGCTTTTGCAGCAACCACGCCTGTACCTTCCGTCTTCTGCTGAATGAGCCGTCCGGGAACTGGGAGGAAGCAGGTGCCCTAGATAGCTGGGCAATACCCTACCTTGCCGCTGACAGGGCCGGCTCCATGGGCGAAGTGATTGTTTTCGATCACCGGACCGACGACTGTCTGGCCTGTTCGCCGCCCACACCTGTGCGCATGACGTGGCACTCAGAAGCCGGGCGCTATGTTGAAGCCGGACCTGTGAAGACGGATCGGCAAACGCACTTTGAACCGAGCTGGGATTGGAGCGGTCGGCCGTAACGGCGACGACAGCCCGTAATGGCCCCCGAGCGGGGCAAAGGGACCCGATATGCACATGTCCGAATCCACACAGGCCGCGTCCGGCAGATTGTCTTGGCGCGGTTTTCTGTTGTTGACGACGCTTCTTCTTTCCCTCGCCGTGCTTGCCGGGTGCGCCCAAAGCCAGGTGCGCTACCGTCAGGAGCGGGTCAGTAGGGACTACACCTACATCGACTTCACGCAGGATACGCGACCCCTCACGTTCGTTTCCGAGGTCGGTGGCGAACATATGTCGTACTACAAGGTGCTGGCCTTTGAGGGCGACCGCTTCCGGGTCACCGTCACCGATCTCGAGGGGAAGACGTCATCCGTCATTACAGGGGATGGAGTAGAGATACGCGAGGGTACGTCCATGAACGGATTCCAGCGGATCGTGGAAGTGCAAGAGTTGGAAACGCTCTTTTCCATCGAGCTGGATGCCCATCCCTATGCCCGCTACCGGCTGGGGATCGAAAAAATCTGAACTGTTCCGAAAATAGTAGGGACAGGCCCGCTCAATAGTTGATGACCGCCAAGTCCTCGCCCTCGTCCACTATCCGTATGCGTCGGGTTTCGAAATGCCACTGCGGGCTGTAGTCGCCGCGTAAGGATTTGCGACTGTACGGATAGTGCCCCAATATCCTGTGGTTCCGGTTGTCGTAGATCAGGGCATAGTAGACGTCGACCAGCTCGTGCGTTCCCGGTTGGCCCGCATAATAGACGATGAGGTAAATCCCGCGTGCCTTGTCTGCCTCGACGACGTCGCTGATCCAGGGCCTGTCTCCGGCTATGGGCCCGGCCAGAAACATCTCCTGCTTCAGTTCCGGATGGTCCTTGTTGGTCAGCCAGTAGGAGGGCCAGGGCTCGCCCGGCTCGGTGGCCACCTGCCATTGGTTTTTGACGTCCCCGGCGCCGTCGGCGGCCCACGAGACGCCGGAACCTGCCAGGAGGACCATGAAAAGGACTGCGCAGCATACCGTTATCCATTGAGATCGCATATTCAAGGCTCCTTGGGAGAAGTGGGCGGCAGTGCGGGGCTCCGCGCCGTTTCGGCCACGTCCCCGGCGGGTCCATATAAACAAAAAAGGTTGCGGCCGGAAAGCCGCAACCTGTTCTGAACAAGCGTGGAAATGGGTAGCCGACGGCTATTTGTAGGCGGCCAGTTGCCGTTGGGTATCGCGGGCGATGTCGCGATCCTTCAGATCCTGCTTCTTGGAGTGGACGTTCTTGCCGCGTCCCAGGCCGAGCTGGACCTTCACCTTGCCCCGGCTGAAATACATTTTCATGGGTACTACGGACAGTCCCTTCTGCTCGGTCTTGGCCTGAAGGGTGTCGATCTCCTGCTTGTGCAGGAGCAGGCGGCGGGGCCGTTCCGGGTCGTGCTGGTCGTAGACGCCGGTCTTCTCGTAGGGGGCGATATGCACGCCCACCAGAAAGGCCGAGCCCTGACGGAAGGAGACGTAGCCGTCCTTGAAGGAAACCTGGCCCCCGCGCAGGGACTTGACCTCGGAGCCGACAAGCGAGATGCCCGCTTCAAAGGTCTCGAGGATCTCGTAGAGGCGGCGGGCCTGCTTGTTGACGGCGATGGTGTCGGGCGAAGTGGTCTTGTTCTTTTTCTTGGCCATGATGCTAACTGGGCAGCTCGTCGTTTTCGAGCAGCGAGGAGAAGAAGGTCACTTCTTCCGGGAAATGCTTGAAGATGTTGTCCATCACCAGGTTGTTGATGCGGCTGACCGTGCGGCACTCCAGGACGTCCTTGAGGA is a genomic window of uncultured Pseudodesulfovibrio sp. containing:
- the rplS gene encoding 50S ribosomal protein L19; its protein translation is MDIIKKIEAEHIRLDIPEFKAGDTVKVHYRIIEGEKERIQVFQGAVLRRRRGTTNSTFTVRKISDGIGVERVFPMNSPYIDRVEVVSEGKVRRSRIYYLRNLRGKAARIKSKQIWE
- the smpB gene encoding SsrA-binding protein SmpB codes for the protein MAKKKNKTTSPDTIAVNKQARRLYEILETFEAGISLVGSEVKSLRGGQVSFKDGYVSFRQGSAFLVGVHIAPYEKTGVYDQHDPERPRRLLLHKQEIDTLQAKTEQKGLSVVPMKMYFSRGKVKVQLGLGRGKNVHSKKQDLKDRDIARDTQRQLAAYK
- the trmD gene encoding tRNA (guanosine(37)-N1)-methyltransferase TrmD; the encoded protein is MNFHLVSIFPHFFESPLDSGLMSKAVETGLVGLDYVDVRQFAGGVHKSVDDRPFGGGPGMLLKLDPMIKALDSIESKGRILMLSPRGKPLTQAMSRELSNEQDVTIICGRYEGIDERLLDLYPIELVSVGDFVLNGGEAAAVCLVESVARLLPGFMGHEDSGDEESFSAGLLEYPHYTRPEDFDGLTVPEVLRSGDHGKIAAWRREQSLTATLRDRPDVLPTASLTVEDVDFLRTLPRTRLGRNLYIALCHYPVVNKFGEKVAVSVTNLDLHDMARVARSYGLGGFYATTPIQDQKALAEKLMGHWREGAGAKANPDRSEAFSKVKVFDDIEGAVLDIEAQTGQCPRLAATSARLDRRKQAQPALTFGEVRSWLVNSPVLLIFGTGHGLAEEVLSKTDGIVRPLRYLDDYNHLSVRSAVAIIVDRLIADEY
- a CDS encoding ribonuclease HII — protein: MSQVLLFGGRNFMPEEIAGVDEAGRGCLAGPVVAGACILPAEYDLPGLNDSKKLTAAKRETLYPLIRQQAVAWGVGVAWPWEIDEINILQATFRAMGRAVRAMKAEPGFLRIDGDKLIPNYALERDIPQEYIIQGDGKVPAISAASILAKTFRDHLMVHLARRYPGYGLSKHMGYGTKVHVDAIRKLGPCRLHRLTFKKVKPEAKPQVQGSLF